The genomic region CCGCTGTTCAGCTCTTCGATACGACGAAGATTCACGCCGAGGCCGCGCTGAAGCATTCTCTCAAGGGATGAGGTAGCGTGTAACAGTCGAGTCAGTAAATGCTTTATATTTAATATGGTAACATGAATGGAGTTGCATGAACCTGAATGTAAGGAGATGGATATGAAAGACGAAGCTGTTAAGCTCATGTGTGAGTATCTGAAGATCGATACTACAAATCCCCCCGGCAACGAGGAGAAGGCTGTGGCCTTTTTCAAGAAGATATTCGAGGGAGAGGGGATTGAATACAAAACGTACGAACCGAAGAAGGGGCGGGTCTCGATCCGCGCCCAGCTTTCCGGAAGCGGGGAGAGGGGGCCGGTCTTGATGATCAGCCACACGGACGTCGTCCCCGCAAATCGAGACGAGTGGAGCTTCGACCCCTTCTCCGGCGAGATCGTGGAAGGCATGATACGGGGGCGCGGCGCCCTGGACATGAAGGGGATCGGGATTATGGAGCTTACGGCCCTTCTGACCTTAAAGCGGGAGGGGGCGAAGCTAAACCGCGACCTCGTCTTTCTTGCGGCGGCGGACGAGGAGATGGGCGGAGCGGAGGGTGCCGGCTACCTCGTCGAAAACCACTTCGACGACTTCAGGGCGGACGTAGTCCTGAACGAGGGGGGATTCGGGGTGAGCGACATCATCCCCGGAAGGCCGGTGATGATGATTTCGTCGGGCGAAAAGGGGATATGCTGGCTCAAACTCATCCGGGAGGGCCTCCCGGGCCACGGCAGCGCCCCCCACGGCCAGAACGCCCTGGAAAACCTGAACAAGGCGCTGGTCAGGCTCCTCTCTGAAGAGACGCCGATCACCATAACGCCCATCATCTCCGAATACTTCAAAAACCTCGCCTCCGGCTGGGAGTTCCTCAAGCCCTTCGTGGAAGACGGCAGGGAAGAGACGCTGGTCAAGGTCCTCAAGGAGAGCGGTCTCCTCGCCCTTCCCCAGATAGCCGCCATGGTGAAAAACACGATAAGCCTAAACGTAATGAAGGCCGGCGACAAGACAAACATAATCCCCAGCCACGCCGAGGCGGTATTGGACTGCAGGGTCCTGCCGGGCCAGGACATAGACGAGTTCATAGGCCAGATTAAAAGCAAGCTCAAAGATGACGAGATAAAGATCGAGCCGATCGAGAGGAGCGACTCGACCGAGTCCCCCACAGACACTGAACACTACCGGATTATAGAAGAGACGGTAGCGGATCACTTTCCCAATGCCGTGATCGCCCCGTCCTTACTTATGGGGACGTCCGACTCCCGCTTCCTCAGGAAGAAGGGGATACCCTCCTACGGCATCTGCCCCGCCTTCGTGCCGATGGAGCACATAAAGATGGTCCACGGGATCGACGAGCAAATCTCGGTGGAGAACATGATAAAGGGAAGCGAGGTCTTTACCGACATCGTAAGAAGGATGGTCACGGGTTAGGATTCAAATGCAATTCTAAATGATCTATTTAAAGGGGGGTGGTTGCTCCCCTTTATTTTGAACAGCGCTGATGATCAAGACGTACGGCGCTGACATAACCGTAATTGGGAAAAGCGCCGTTTGAAACATATTAGATGTAAAAAATAATAGCAAGATCGGAATCAGACCGCCTTTAGGATATGCACGCCCAGGGCCGCCTCCTCGACCCCGATGACGCCGCCCCCGTTTATGTGCATCCCGACCCTGGCGCCCCTGACCTGGCGCTTTTTTGCCCTTCCCCGAATCTGGGTCACTAACTCGTAGACCTGGGCGAGCCCCGTGCACCCCACTGGGTGCCCTCGGGAGACGAGCCCCCCGCTGGTGTTCGTGGGTATCTCCCCTCCCATATCTGTGGCTCCCGTGGAGCAGAACTCCCCTGCGTCCTCCATACTGCAGAAGCCGGCCTGGGCCGCCTGGTATATCTCGCCGAAGGTGGTGGCGTCGTGAAGCTCAAGAACTTCGATATCTTTCGGGGTGACGGAGGCTTCTTTGTATGCAATCTCAGCCGCCCGCCCCGAGAT from Candidatus Zymogenus saltonus harbors:
- a CDS encoding M20/M25/M40 family metallo-hydrolase: MKDEAVKLMCEYLKIDTTNPPGNEEKAVAFFKKIFEGEGIEYKTYEPKKGRVSIRAQLSGSGERGPVLMISHTDVVPANRDEWSFDPFSGEIVEGMIRGRGALDMKGIGIMELTALLTLKREGAKLNRDLVFLAAADEEMGGAEGAGYLVENHFDDFRADVVLNEGGFGVSDIIPGRPVMMISSGEKGICWLKLIREGLPGHGSAPHGQNALENLNKALVRLLSEETPITITPIISEYFKNLASGWEFLKPFVEDGREETLVKVLKESGLLALPQIAAMVKNTISLNVMKAGDKTNIIPSHAEAVLDCRVLPGQDIDEFIGQIKSKLKDDEIKIEPIERSDSTESPTDTEHYRIIEETVADHFPNAVIAPSLLMGTSDSRFLRKKGIPSYGICPAFVPMEHIKMVHGIDEQISVENMIKGSEVFTDIVRRMVTG